In Tripterygium wilfordii isolate XIE 37 chromosome 23, ASM1340144v1, whole genome shotgun sequence, one genomic interval encodes:
- the LOC119993751 gene encoding sodium transporter HKT1-like isoform X1 — protein sequence MEWHFTSFGRKLRHFCIIFSCKTFRVLKLCFNYLVFRGNPFWIQFFYFIIVSFAGYLSLKLSKPKSSNSVAPKDFDVFFTSVSASTVSSMSTLEMEIFSNTQLIIITVLMFVGGEVFTSLLGLQFLKLNFPKQTSSNSVDPTELGLVSSEEPSSNFDPQSFNNDILIKKGSLRCLGNVVLGYLLVVQIVGSGLVLLYVSVIDTARELLNNRGIHAQTFSVFTIVSSFGNCGFVPTNENMIVFKRNSGLLLLLIAQILLGNTLYHPCLRFLIWVLEKITKRTEYSYILKNTKQMGYSHLFPTLHSSFMVVTVFGFVLVQFVLFCILEWDSEAMAGLNGYQKFVGALFQTVNSRHAGEYVVDLSTISSAILVLYVVMMYLPPYTLFLPTKQQTDDPSQRGGFVECVLFSQLSYLVIFIILICIMERDKMKNDPLNFNVLNITFEVISAYGNVGLSTGYSCERQLKPDGSCKDAWYGFAGRWSYKGKLILVCIMFFGRLKNFNINGGQAWVFM from the exons ATGGAGTGGCATTTCACTTCTTTTGGTAGGAAACTTCGACATTTCTGTATCATATTCTCGTGCAAAACCTTCAGAGTcctcaaattatgtttcaattaTTTGGTCTTCAGAGGTAACCCATTCtggattcaatttttttattttatcattgtGTCTTTTGCTGGGTATTTGTCTCTGAAGCTCTCAAAGCCAAAATCAAGTAACTCAGTGGCTCCAAAAGACTTTGATGTCTTCTTTACATCTGTTTCTGCCTCTACTGTTTCAAGCATGTCCACTCTTGAAATGGAGATTTTCTCAAATACCCAACTAATCATCATCACTGTTTTAATGTTTGTTGGTGGAGAGGTCTTCACTTCCTTGCTTGGCCTCCAATTCCTCAAATTAAACTTCCCTAAACAGACTTCCTCCAACTCTGTTGATCCAACTGAGTTGGGTTTGGTTAGTTCTGAAGAACCCAGTTCGAATTTTGATCCCCAAAGCTTCAATAATGATATCTTGATCAAGAAAGGTTCATTGAGGTGCTTAGGAAATGTTGTTTTGGGTTACCTTTTAGTGGTTCAAATAGTTGGGTCTGGTTTAGTTCTTTTGTATGTAAGTGTCATAGATACTGCCAGAGAACTACTGAACAACAGAGGAATTCATGCACAAACATTTTCAGTGTTCACAATAGTGTCTAGTTTTGGCAACTGTGGGTTTGTCCCAACCAATGAAAACATGATAGTTTTCAAAAGGAATTCAGGTCTCCTACTTCTACTAATAGCACAAATACTTCTAGGCAACACATTATACCATCCCTGCCTAAGATTTCTGATATGGGTTCTGGAAAAAATTACAAAGAGAACTGAGTATAGTTACAtattaaagaacactaaacagatgGGTTATTCACATCTCTTTCCAACTCTCCATTCTTCATTTATGGTAGTTACAGTgtttgggtttgttttggtACAATTTGTACTGTTTTGTATCCTGGAGTGGGACTCGGAAGCCATGGCTGGTCTAAACGGGTATCAGAAGTTTGTGGGGGCTCTGTTTCAGACTGTCAATTCAAGGCATGCTGGGGAATATGTTGTTGATCTCTCAACCATTTCTTCAGCAATCTTGGTGCTCTATGTGGTCATGAT GTATCTCCCTCCATATACTTTGTTTTTGCCAACCAAACAACAGACAGATGATCCCAGTCAGAGAGGGGGATTTGTGGAGTGTGTTTTGTTCTCACAGCTCTCCTATTTGGTCATCTTTATTATTCTCATTTGTATTATGGAAAGAGACAAGATGAAGAATGATCCCCTCAACTTTAATGTGTTAAACATCACCTTTGAAGTTATAAG TGCATATGGAAATGTTGGGTTGTCCACTGGCTATAGCTGTGAACGGCAGCTTAAACCTGACGGCTCCTGCAAAGATGCATGGTATGGATTTGCTGGAAGGTGGAGTTACAAGGGAAAATTAATCCTTGTATGTATCATGTTCTTTGGAAGGCTGAAGAACTTCAACATCAATGGTGGTCAAGCATGGgtttttatgtaa
- the LOC119993751 gene encoding sodium transporter HKT1-like isoform X2: MEWHFTSFGRKLRHFCIIFSCKTFRVLKLCFNYLVFRGNPFWIQFFYFIIVSFAGYLSLKLSKPKSSNSVAPKDFDVFFTSVSASTVSSMSTLEMEIFSNTQLIIITVLMFVGGEVFTSLLGLQFLKLNFPKQTSSNSVDPTELGLVSSEEPSSNFDPQSFNNDILIKKGSLRCLGNVVLGYLLVVQIVGSGLVLLYVSVIDTARELLNNRGIHAQTFSVFTIVSSFGNCGFVPTNENMIVFKRNSGLLLLLIAQILLGNTLYHPCLRFLIWVLEKITKRTEYSYILKNTKQMGYSHLFPTLHSSFMVVTVFGFVLVQFVLFCILEWDSEAMAGLNGYQKFVGALFQTVNSRHAGEYVVDLSTISSAILVLYVVMMYLPPYTLFLPTKQQTDDPSQRGGFVECVLFSQLSYLVIFIILICIMERDKMKNDPLNFNVLNITFEVIR, from the exons ATGGAGTGGCATTTCACTTCTTTTGGTAGGAAACTTCGACATTTCTGTATCATATTCTCGTGCAAAACCTTCAGAGTcctcaaattatgtttcaattaTTTGGTCTTCAGAGGTAACCCATTCtggattcaatttttttattttatcattgtGTCTTTTGCTGGGTATTTGTCTCTGAAGCTCTCAAAGCCAAAATCAAGTAACTCAGTGGCTCCAAAAGACTTTGATGTCTTCTTTACATCTGTTTCTGCCTCTACTGTTTCAAGCATGTCCACTCTTGAAATGGAGATTTTCTCAAATACCCAACTAATCATCATCACTGTTTTAATGTTTGTTGGTGGAGAGGTCTTCACTTCCTTGCTTGGCCTCCAATTCCTCAAATTAAACTTCCCTAAACAGACTTCCTCCAACTCTGTTGATCCAACTGAGTTGGGTTTGGTTAGTTCTGAAGAACCCAGTTCGAATTTTGATCCCCAAAGCTTCAATAATGATATCTTGATCAAGAAAGGTTCATTGAGGTGCTTAGGAAATGTTGTTTTGGGTTACCTTTTAGTGGTTCAAATAGTTGGGTCTGGTTTAGTTCTTTTGTATGTAAGTGTCATAGATACTGCCAGAGAACTACTGAACAACAGAGGAATTCATGCACAAACATTTTCAGTGTTCACAATAGTGTCTAGTTTTGGCAACTGTGGGTTTGTCCCAACCAATGAAAACATGATAGTTTTCAAAAGGAATTCAGGTCTCCTACTTCTACTAATAGCACAAATACTTCTAGGCAACACATTATACCATCCCTGCCTAAGATTTCTGATATGGGTTCTGGAAAAAATTACAAAGAGAACTGAGTATAGTTACAtattaaagaacactaaacagatgGGTTATTCACATCTCTTTCCAACTCTCCATTCTTCATTTATGGTAGTTACAGTgtttgggtttgttttggtACAATTTGTACTGTTTTGTATCCTGGAGTGGGACTCGGAAGCCATGGCTGGTCTAAACGGGTATCAGAAGTTTGTGGGGGCTCTGTTTCAGACTGTCAATTCAAGGCATGCTGGGGAATATGTTGTTGATCTCTCAACCATTTCTTCAGCAATCTTGGTGCTCTATGTGGTCATGAT GTATCTCCCTCCATATACTTTGTTTTTGCCAACCAAACAACAGACAGATGATCCCAGTCAGAGAGGGGGATTTGTGGAGTGTGTTTTGTTCTCACAGCTCTCCTATTTGGTCATCTTTATTATTCTCATTTGTATTATGGAAAGAGACAAGATGAAGAATGATCCCCTCAACTTTAATGTGTTAAACATCACCTTTGAAGTTATAAGGTAA
- the LOC119992538 gene encoding uncharacterized protein LOC119992538, with product MATAYMPMRLKRKDLEQVNEDFSDFSLSSPARKIRRLDADLPPIMEEEEAVPQLPQAPIVDHVFEDELPFTNQNEERALVLFKPVNSHLLTHPSSLAPNFSVDSDIISGLKNQFPWFRNHGSHLKIAEVEEDNEDNVNAKECMAVVPWVPSQCLRTVDLNIPSAEAPLELMEDEEMGEAAMEIEDSNASAELGYMNDSFGGVRGRDGLHQWQEQHCMTPQLPKNISTPITWFR from the exons ATGGCGACTGCGTATATGCCTATGAGGTTGAAGAGGAAGGACCTCGAACAAGTCAACGAAGATTTCTCCGATTTCTCTCTGTCTTCTCCCGCCAGAAAGATTCGTCGTTTG GATGCGGATTTGCCGCCGATTATGGAGGAAGAGGAGGCGGTGCCGCAGCTACCTCAGGCTCCGATAGTTGATCACGTGTTTGAAGACGAATTGCCCTTTACGAATCAGAACGAAGAGAGGGCTCTTGTTCTGTTCAAGCCCGTTAACAGTCATCTATTAACCCACCCTTCTTCTTTGGCACCTAATTTCTCGGTGGATTCAGATATAATTTCAGGCCTTAAGA ATCAATTTCCTTGGTTTCGCAACCATGGAAGCCATCTGAAAATAGCTGAGGTTGAGGAAGATAACGAGGACAATGTCAATGCAAAGGAATGTATGGCAGTTGTTCCTTGGGTGCCCTCTCAGTGTCTACGTACAGTGGATTTGAATATTCCTTCAGCGGAAGCACCTCTAGAGTTGATGGAAGATGAGGAAATGGGGGAAGCAGCTATGGAGATTGAAGACAGTAATGCAAGTGCAGAGCTGGGTTACATGAATGATTCTTTTGGTGGAGTAAGGGGAAGGGATGGCTTGCACCAGTGGCAGGAGCAACATTGCATGACACCACAGCTTCCTAAGAACATATCAACTCCCATTACATGGTTCCGATAA